A single Thermoplasmata archaeon DNA region contains:
- a CDS encoding protein translocase SEC61 complex subunit gamma, whose protein sequence is MEIIKKGLQIQTNLENKMRTVGKGKYGRILKMARKPDREQYKKVLQICGAGIIIIGALGFLIFYLWNYLPPYIQSFFT, encoded by the coding sequence ATGGAGATCATAAAAAAAGGGCTGCAGATACAAACAAATCTTGAGAATAAGATGCGAACAGTGGGTAAGGGAAAGTATGGTAGGATTTTAAAAATGGCAAGGAAGCCAGATCGAGAGCAATACAAAAAAGTGCTTCAGATTTGTGGTGCAGGAATAATTATAATCGGAGCCCTTGGCTTTCTGATTTTCTATCTCTGGAACTACCTACCACCATACATTCAAAGTTTTTTCACATGA
- a CDS encoding transcription elongation factor Spt5, with product MGLFGDIEEKVPEKKEEPKREEPKEVKITDKPPTPSFGLQLVCPEDRKLVVSGQTAKYLLKVTNTSVRDDVALLRFTYLYRFATSGEGAEWKIALRYHEGEEEKQEVFYSNEKTLEIPVPAGMTHEVSLELTAPVGVRYGDSVDVVVNLSSKNDPLVRESRTISTTAKQVLIIVKTQIGHEREVADSLLTKSNIPKYKGVIFAILAPPQLRGYLIVEGMSINTLKEMLKGVPKARGIIEEGEATIEEISRFLTPVSPVAGINVGDLVEIVSGPFKGERARVKVVESQKEEITVELIDAVVPIPVTVKGDSVKVVEGTDKKEVK from the coding sequence TTGGGACTTTTTGGAGATATTGAGGAAAAAGTGCCGGAAAAGAAGGAAGAACCGAAGAGAGAGGAGCCGAAAGAGGTAAAAATTACAGATAAGCCACCAACCCCTTCTTTTGGTCTCCAACTTGTGTGTCCTGAAGACAGAAAACTTGTGGTATCGGGACAAACAGCAAAATATCTATTGAAAGTCACCAATACCAGTGTTAGGGACGATGTTGCACTGCTGAGATTTACATATTTATACAGATTTGCAACAAGCGGAGAGGGTGCTGAATGGAAAATAGCGCTCCGTTATCATGAAGGAGAAGAGGAAAAGCAAGAGGTATTTTATTCCAATGAAAAAACCCTTGAGATACCAGTCCCCGCAGGAATGACGCATGAGGTTTCGCTGGAACTCACTGCACCCGTTGGTGTTAGATATGGTGATTCTGTGGATGTGGTAGTGAACCTTTCTTCCAAAAACGATCCACTTGTGAGGGAAAGCAGGACAATTTCCACAACCGCAAAGCAGGTGCTGATAATTGTAAAAACCCAGATAGGGCATGAGCGTGAAGTTGCAGATTCTCTTCTCACCAAGAGCAACATTCCCAAGTACAAAGGTGTGATTTTTGCAATTCTAGCTCCGCCACAATTGAGGGGCTATCTGATCGTGGAAGGAATGAGTATCAACACTTTGAAGGAGATGCTGAAAGGAGTGCCAAAGGCAAGAGGAATAATTGAAGAAGGAGAAGCCACAATCGAGGAAATTTCTAGGTTCTTAACCCCAGTTTCACCCGTTGCTGGAATTAATGTAGGAGACCTTGTAGAGATTGTCTCTGGGCCGTTCAAGGGTGAGAGAGCAAGAGTTAAAGTTGTGGAGAGCCAGAAAGAAGAAATTACGGTCGAACTCATTGATGCTGTGGTGCCAATTCCAGTCACTGTGAAAGGTGATTCGGTTAAAGTGGTTGAAGGTACAGATAAGAAAGAGGTGAAGTAA
- the hypE gene encoding hydrogenase expression/formation protein HypE produces MSKITIAHGAGGSVMQRLIKEKILKHFGRGESEVPLAALDDAAVVEGIVFTTDSHTVKPIFFPGGDIGRLSVAGTVNDLACVGARPLALSAAFVIEEGFEEEKLEKIVESMAATAEEADVEIVTGDTKVVEHGGLSEIVINTSGIGRRHELLDQNLEVARKYRTVKHAWLLDSNVADGDVIIVSGYVGDHGAAVLSAREGIGFEGNFVSDVMPLNKMLGRALEVGGICAVKDATRGGLANLLNEWSEKSSVGIVVEEEKIPVRDEVRAACSMLGIDPYEIGNEGKVVLAVVPAMAEQVLETLRETREGKEAAIIGMARKDIDGVALKTRVGGMRILQPPIGDPVPRIC; encoded by the coding sequence ATGAGTAAAATTACGATAGCCCATGGCGCTGGCGGCAGTGTGATGCAACGCTTGATTAAAGAGAAGATTCTGAAACACTTTGGTAGGGGTGAATCAGAGGTGCCATTGGCAGCTCTTGATGATGCCGCTGTGGTTGAGGGTATTGTGTTCACCACAGATTCGCACACAGTAAAACCAATTTTTTTCCCTGGTGGCGATATCGGACGGCTTTCTGTAGCTGGCACAGTGAATGACCTCGCTTGCGTGGGTGCGAGACCCCTGGCACTTTCGGCCGCTTTCGTGATTGAGGAGGGTTTTGAGGAGGAAAAACTTGAGAAAATTGTAGAAAGCATGGCAGCGACTGCAGAAGAAGCAGATGTGGAGATTGTTACTGGGGACACTAAAGTTGTGGAGCATGGTGGCTTAAGCGAGATTGTTATCAACACATCGGGCATAGGCAGGAGACACGAACTTCTTGATCAGAATCTTGAAGTAGCAAGAAAATACAGAACTGTTAAACATGCGTGGCTTCTGGACTCAAATGTGGCTGATGGAGATGTAATTATTGTTTCTGGCTATGTGGGAGACCACGGTGCTGCAGTGCTTTCAGCAAGGGAAGGAATCGGGTTTGAGGGCAATTTTGTGAGCGATGTCATGCCTCTTAACAAAATGCTAGGGCGAGCACTTGAAGTGGGTGGCATCTGTGCGGTGAAGGATGCGACACGAGGAGGGCTTGCAAACTTGCTCAACGAATGGAGCGAGAAGTCAAGTGTAGGAATTGTTGTTGAGGAGGAAAAAATCCCAGTTAGAGACGAAGTAAGGGCTGCCTGTTCAATGCTTGGGATTGACCCATACGAAATCGGAAATGAAGGCAAGGTAGTGCTTGCAGTAGTGCCAGCAATGGCAGAGCAGGTGCTTGAGACACTGCGCGAAACCAGGGAAGGAAAAGAGGCAGCAATTATAGGCATGGCCAGAAAGGACATTGATGGCGTGGCACTTAAAACCAGGGTCGGAGGGATGCGAATTCTCCAGCCACCAATTGGGGACCCTGTTCCGAGAATCTGCTAA
- a CDS encoding SprT family zinc-dependent metalloprotease has product MSIKIDAVVYSKRKHIMLKIEPDGKLIVHAPVHTSKQEILVVVQRHRKWIEKTRTRMLEKRRQQTKKFEEGERFLFLGKEYPLKIGRGSEPLVFQDAFILSEDYLAHSKEVFEWWYKNMAKAILVLRARELAEQFGFKPKKIKITSGKTRFGSCTSKGYINLSWRLVLAPPEIIDYVIVHELAHLKEPNHSKKFWAVVEKFIPDYKTKRKWLKENGHLLILR; this is encoded by the coding sequence ATGAGCATAAAAATTGATGCGGTGGTTTACTCAAAACGAAAACACATTATGCTGAAGATTGAACCAGATGGCAAACTCATCGTGCATGCGCCTGTGCACACCAGCAAGCAAGAAATTCTAGTCGTTGTCCAGAGGCACAGAAAATGGATTGAGAAAACGAGAACAAGAATGCTGGAGAAGCGGAGACAACAGACGAAAAAGTTTGAAGAGGGCGAGCGATTTCTGTTTCTCGGGAAAGAGTATCCATTGAAAATAGGTAGAGGAAGTGAGCCACTGGTTTTTCAAGATGCTTTCATTTTGAGTGAGGATTATTTGGCACATTCAAAAGAGGTTTTTGAGTGGTGGTACAAAAACATGGCGAAGGCAATTCTAGTTCTGAGAGCAAGGGAACTCGCGGAGCAGTTTGGTTTCAAGCCAAAGAAAATCAAAATCACGAGCGGGAAAACAAGGTTTGGCTCATGCACCTCTAAGGGCTACATAAATCTCTCTTGGCGACTCGTGCTGGCACCTCCAGAAATAATTGATTATGTAATTGTGCATGAACTTGCTCATCTGAAAGAACCAAATCATTCCAAAAAATTTTGGGCGGTGGTGGAAAAATTTATTCCTGACTACAAGACAAAAAGAAAGTGGCTGAAGGAAAATGGACATTTGCTTATCCTCAGATGA
- the moaA gene encoding GTP 3',8-cyclase MoaA has translation MIDRYGRELKGLRFSLTSRCNLSCFYCHGEGLPEADGELSLKEINKLAENFAVLGIENVKLTGGEPLLRDDISSIASAFASRGIEVSITTNGTLLLERIDGLAAAGVKRINVNLPSIEPKIYEAITGRDFCDKVQKGCRRAAANGVDVKLNVVVLKGLNDGIEHVMRMLDYAKMERFNLQFIELEAPSNETSKQLYVKYHVSLNEIETFAAGIAKTKRKKESLHNTTIYTLEDGTNVEIVSPMGNPEFCNHCTRLRLTASGKIKPCLFLPATVSIREVLNDFEKFKEVIEKAWLQRKPYFR, from the coding sequence GTGATTGATAGATATGGTCGAGAACTGAAAGGGCTTCGTTTTTCGCTCACCTCTAGATGCAATCTTTCCTGCTTTTACTGTCATGGTGAGGGTCTACCCGAGGCAGATGGAGAACTGAGTTTGAAAGAAATTAACAAATTGGCAGAGAATTTTGCTGTGTTGGGCATAGAGAATGTGAAACTTACCGGTGGTGAACCACTACTTCGTGATGATATTTCATCCATTGCTAGCGCTTTTGCAAGCAGAGGAATTGAGGTGAGTATCACAACGAACGGTACCCTTCTACTGGAGAGAATTGATGGACTGGCTGCTGCCGGAGTAAAGCGAATAAATGTGAATTTACCAAGCATAGAGCCGAAGATTTATGAAGCAATTACTGGAAGAGATTTCTGTGATAAAGTGCAGAAAGGGTGTAGGAGAGCTGCGGCAAATGGTGTGGATGTGAAATTGAATGTTGTTGTGCTCAAAGGATTGAACGATGGTATTGAGCATGTTATGAGAATGCTGGATTATGCAAAGATGGAGAGATTTAACCTACAGTTCATTGAATTAGAGGCACCGTCTAATGAAACTTCAAAGCAACTTTATGTCAAATATCATGTTTCTCTCAATGAAATTGAAACCTTTGCTGCTGGAATTGCAAAAACAAAGAGGAAAAAGGAGTCGTTGCACAACACCACAATCTATACACTTGAGGACGGAACAAATGTAGAAATTGTTTCCCCAATGGGCAACCCAGAGTTCTGTAACCACTGCACACGGTTGCGATTGACTGCGAGCGGAAAAATAAAGCCCTGCCTTTTCCTGCCAGCAACTGTGAGCATAAGAGAGGTTCTAAATGACTTTGAAAAGTTTAAGGAGGTAATTGAGAAGGCCTGGCTTCAGAGAAAGCCCTACTTCAGGTGA
- the metG gene encoding methionine--tRNA ligase translates to MAEGKWTFAYPQMMLYRKYFIPHYKCQNMAKILVAVAWPYTNAPVHFGTIAGACLPADIFARFMRLKGNEVLMVSGSDQHGTPIIFTAMEQKSTPEQIAKKYHEINSRALKELGISYDIFFETSHPNHKKVVQEIFLKLLEKGYIYSKLMPMLYCENCKRFLPDRYVVGICPYCKAEDAKGDQCSNCGKTYEATELLEPKCRICGGKPIVKESEHFFLKLSALEENLKKFINDKTYWRENAYLFTKNLLEAGLKDRPVTRDLEWGIDVPLPNMEGKKIYVWFEAVIGYLSSSIEWAARQGMPDKWKEFWYDNEARHYYFIGKDNVPFHSIIWPAILMAYDEKLNLPYDIPANEWLQFGGEKISKSKTKESSIFLPDFLAKYPPDPLRFYLAMHLPEKHDTSFDWDEFESHANKLLLAAYGNLANRVLVTVLKMDGKIPQLKEELLGKDEKELLALMERTKKEVEEHIARCEFKAGIEKIMALVHAANACFQNVKVWELVKTDRQRAEAVLHIFLKLLRNLAIMFLPYIPHSSEKLWRMLGYQKPISSWEELDAPLPAGQELREIKPLFQKIEIKAGEERKEVKLPHLVVADVLAVREVPHAEKLYEIEIDIGTEQRKIVSGIRQYYTASELVGKKIVVVANLKKAKIRGIESNGMLLAAEKNGKLSLIVAPDNAKGTVLLEGTKEEISIEEFKETKLWVKKEGGTLCLNAKLKDGREIKLDGAIADREIEEGTEVR, encoded by the coding sequence GTGGCTGAAGGAAAATGGACATTTGCTTATCCTCAGATGATGCTCTACAGAAAATATTTTATACCGCATTATAAATGCCAGAATATGGCGAAAATTCTCGTAGCTGTTGCCTGGCCTTACACGAATGCACCTGTGCACTTTGGCACAATTGCAGGTGCTTGCTTGCCTGCAGACATCTTTGCGAGATTCATGCGGTTAAAGGGAAATGAAGTGCTGATGGTTTCTGGCAGTGACCAGCATGGAACTCCAATTATCTTTACAGCCATGGAGCAGAAAAGCACGCCTGAACAGATTGCAAAGAAATACCATGAGATAAATTCAAGGGCGTTGAAGGAACTAGGCATCTCCTACGACATTTTCTTTGAAACAAGCCATCCAAACCACAAAAAGGTTGTGCAGGAGATTTTCCTTAAATTGCTGGAAAAGGGATACATTTACTCCAAACTGATGCCAATGCTTTACTGTGAAAATTGCAAAAGATTTTTGCCAGATAGATATGTGGTGGGCATCTGTCCCTATTGCAAGGCAGAGGATGCAAAAGGAGACCAGTGCAGCAATTGCGGAAAAACCTACGAGGCAACGGAGTTACTTGAACCGAAATGCAGGATTTGCGGTGGAAAGCCAATAGTCAAAGAGAGCGAGCATTTCTTTCTGAAACTTTCCGCGTTGGAGGAGAATCTTAAAAAGTTCATAAATGACAAAACATACTGGAGGGAGAATGCCTACCTTTTCACAAAAAACTTGCTTGAAGCAGGTTTGAAGGACAGGCCAGTGACGAGAGACCTGGAGTGGGGAATTGATGTTCCATTGCCGAACATGGAGGGCAAGAAGATTTATGTGTGGTTTGAAGCAGTGATTGGTTACCTTTCCTCCTCAATTGAATGGGCTGCGAGGCAGGGAATGCCAGATAAATGGAAAGAGTTCTGGTATGACAATGAAGCAAGACATTATTATTTCATTGGCAAGGACAATGTGCCTTTCCACAGCATAATCTGGCCTGCAATTCTGATGGCTTACGATGAAAAACTAAACCTGCCTTACGACATCCCTGCAAATGAATGGCTCCAGTTTGGTGGTGAGAAAATTTCAAAGAGCAAGACAAAGGAAAGTTCTATTTTCCTTCCTGACTTTCTGGCTAAATACCCACCAGACCCACTTCGTTTTTACCTTGCAATGCATCTGCCAGAAAAGCATGATACCTCTTTTGACTGGGACGAGTTTGAGAGCCATGCGAATAAACTTCTGCTCGCAGCTTATGGAAATCTGGCAAACAGGGTGCTGGTCACAGTTCTGAAGATGGATGGAAAGATTCCTCAGCTAAAGGAAGAATTGCTTGGAAAGGATGAGAAGGAGTTGCTGGCATTGATGGAGAGAACTAAGAAGGAGGTGGAGGAGCACATTGCCAGATGTGAGTTTAAAGCAGGAATTGAGAAAATCATGGCGCTTGTGCATGCTGCAAATGCCTGCTTCCAGAATGTGAAGGTCTGGGAATTGGTGAAAACAGATAGGCAAAGAGCAGAGGCAGTGCTCCATATCTTCCTGAAACTTCTCAGAAATCTGGCAATCATGTTCTTGCCCTACATTCCACACTCAAGTGAGAAACTCTGGCGAATGCTAGGCTATCAAAAACCAATTTCTTCATGGGAGGAACTGGATGCACCGTTGCCTGCTGGGCAGGAGTTGAGGGAAATTAAACCATTATTCCAGAAAATTGAAATTAAAGCTGGAGAAGAACGCAAAGAAGTAAAACTTCCGCATCTTGTGGTTGCAGATGTGCTGGCTGTGAGAGAGGTGCCCCATGCGGAAAAACTTTACGAGATTGAGATAGACATTGGCACAGAGCAAAGAAAAATCGTTTCTGGAATAAGACAGTATTATACGGCAAGTGAGCTTGTTGGAAAGAAAATCGTTGTGGTGGCAAATCTGAAGAAGGCGAAAATCAGAGGCATAGAGTCAAATGGAATGCTTCTGGCAGCAGAGAAGAATGGTAAACTCTCGCTCATTGTAGCTCCAGACAATGCAAAAGGCACCGTGTTGCTGGAGGGCACAAAAGAGGAGATAAGCATAGAGGAGTTCAAGGAGACAAAGCTCTGGGTGAAGAAGGAAGGTGGCACTCTCTGTCTCAACGCAAAGCTAAAGGATGGTAGAGAAATCAAGCTAGATGGTGCCATTGCGGACAGGGAGATAGAAGAGGGGACGGAAGTGAGGTAA
- a CDS encoding aldehyde ferredoxin oxidoreductase family protein, translating to MMLEKVLYINLSDKSYSVKARRDLFERYIGGSGVGIKLLTEECRKETEPLSAENPIVFAVGPLTGLFPFASKTVAMFKSPLTGNLGESHAGGRSAVALRMAGYGAVVIKGASEVPIYLSIHENGVEFKDASALWGVGSSYTVGRILRERESKPGLRTIMRIGAAGEKLVRFACVATETYRHFGRLGLGAVFGSKKLKAIVIAGNSTVEVEDQKRYKEVYDRIYRLALDSKLMKKYHDLGTAANVVPLNKIRALPTKNLTQPDFEEAEKISGEFLAQNFLGRRVACAHCPTACIHLAALREPYEDEPYFYKTTMISYDHELIYSLGSMLGIGKAEHLLKLIDAVEKVGMDAITTGVLLAWATEMFGAGKISEKESIVPLAWGDHANYIKAVNFIAKQPNQFYKDLSMGVEYASTLYGGEEFALAFGKNEMAGYNTGPLFYATLLTGARHSHLDSAGYSFDEKMKGKNSAEEGAEMLVKEEAWRCVLTSLVVCLFARGIYDEQLTEECLSVAGLKIDQSMLAEKGAEILKLKHAFKKEMGFEWRSMRVPERIFERDTPAGRIKREELAGIVEEYFRKLGL from the coding sequence ATGATGCTAGAAAAGGTGCTCTACATCAATCTCTCAGACAAGAGTTACAGTGTAAAAGCCAGAAGAGATTTGTTTGAGCGTTACATAGGAGGAAGTGGGGTAGGAATAAAGCTTCTAACTGAGGAATGCAGGAAGGAGACAGAGCCTTTAAGTGCAGAGAATCCAATCGTGTTTGCTGTCGGGCCTTTAACTGGCCTTTTCCCGTTTGCCTCAAAAACTGTTGCAATGTTCAAATCCCCGCTCACAGGTAATCTGGGAGAGAGCCATGCAGGTGGCAGAAGTGCGGTTGCATTGCGAATGGCTGGCTATGGTGCGGTTGTGATAAAAGGGGCAAGCGAAGTGCCAATTTATCTTTCAATTCATGAGAATGGTGTTGAGTTTAAGGATGCCTCTGCACTCTGGGGTGTTGGAAGTAGCTACACTGTAGGGAGAATTCTCAGGGAGCGTGAGAGCAAGCCAGGGTTAAGAACAATCATGCGGATTGGTGCTGCTGGAGAAAAACTTGTTCGATTTGCCTGTGTTGCCACGGAAACCTACAGACATTTTGGTCGTCTTGGGCTTGGTGCGGTCTTTGGAAGTAAGAAATTGAAAGCAATAGTTATTGCTGGGAATTCAACAGTTGAAGTGGAAGATCAGAAAAGATACAAGGAAGTGTATGATAGAATTTATCGTCTCGCTTTGGATTCGAAGTTGATGAAAAAGTATCATGATTTAGGTACTGCAGCAAATGTGGTGCCGCTCAACAAAATCAGGGCATTACCTACAAAGAACTTAACACAGCCAGATTTTGAAGAAGCAGAAAAAATCTCAGGTGAATTCCTTGCCCAGAACTTTCTTGGGAGGCGAGTTGCCTGTGCGCACTGTCCCACGGCCTGCATCCATCTGGCAGCTTTGAGAGAGCCCTACGAGGACGAACCCTACTTTTACAAAACCACGATGATTTCCTATGACCATGAGCTTATCTATTCACTGGGCTCAATGCTTGGTATAGGTAAGGCAGAGCATCTGCTCAAATTGATTGATGCTGTGGAGAAAGTGGGGATGGATGCGATAACCACAGGTGTTCTTCTTGCCTGGGCTACAGAGATGTTTGGTGCGGGTAAAATTTCGGAGAAAGAAAGTATTGTGCCTCTTGCCTGGGGAGACCATGCAAATTACATCAAGGCAGTAAACTTCATTGCAAAACAACCAAACCAGTTCTACAAAGACCTTTCCATGGGCGTTGAATATGCTTCAACACTTTATGGAGGCGAAGAATTTGCCCTCGCGTTTGGAAAAAATGAGATGGCAGGCTACAACACGGGTCCACTTTTCTATGCGACATTGCTCACTGGTGCAAGACACAGCCACCTTGACAGTGCTGGCTATAGTTTTGATGAAAAGATGAAAGGCAAAAACTCTGCTGAAGAGGGAGCAGAAATGCTAGTAAAGGAAGAGGCCTGGAGATGTGTGCTCACAAGTTTGGTGGTCTGCCTCTTTGCGAGAGGGATTTATGATGAGCAGCTCACAGAGGAGTGCCTGAGTGTCGCTGGGCTCAAAATTGACCAGAGTATGTTGGCAGAAAAGGGTGCTGAGATTTTAAAGTTGAAGCATGCATTCAAGAAAGAAATGGGATTTGAGTGGAGAAGCATGCGAGTTCCTGAGCGAATTTTTGAAAGAGATACGCCCGCAGGAAGAATTAAAAGGGAGGAACTGGCAGGAATTGTGGAGGAGTACTTCAGAAAGCTAGGGCTTTGA
- a CDS encoding 4Fe-4S binding protein, whose amino-acid sequence MPKRLSIVDAQRCVGCQMCMFACTRKYGIGGTGKSAILVRSVGGMEHGFSVIVCRACPEPACAKVCPTEALRRRAGGGVALDRKKCIGCGFCAQACTFGAIFWDNENNKPEICIYCGYCVNYCPHGVLAMEERV is encoded by the coding sequence ATGCCCAAGCGCTTGTCTATCGTCGACGCACAAAGGTGCGTCGGCTGCCAGATGTGTATGTTTGCCTGTACTAGAAAGTATGGTATCGGTGGGACAGGAAAGAGTGCGATTCTTGTGCGGTCTGTGGGTGGAATGGAGCATGGTTTCAGCGTGATTGTCTGCCGTGCATGTCCAGAACCAGCATGTGCGAAGGTCTGTCCCACGGAAGCATTGAGACGGAGAGCGGGAGGAGGTGTCGCACTTGACAGAAAGAAGTGCATTGGGTGTGGGTTCTGTGCTCAGGCATGCACTTTCGGAGCAATATTCTGGGACAATGAAAACAACAAGCCAGAAATCTGCATTTACTGTGGTTACTGCGTTAACTACTGTCCTCACGGAGTGCTGGCGATGGAGGAGCGAGTATGA
- the ftsZ gene encoding cell division protein FtsZ translates to MDSIIKEVLSRSGAESAKKPMPTDFRTTSADDEELERVLASLKTNIKVFGCGGGGCNTINRIVETGIVGAELYALNTDAQHLYVIHSPKKILLGKRCTRGLGAGAQPQVGEEAAREAEEEIRAAMNGADLVFITCGLGGGTGTGSAPVVAKIAKEMGALAIAVCTLPFRSEGLVRMENAEYGLEKLRQYADTVILIPNDKLLELVPRLPIKKAFLFADIVLMRAIKGITEMITKPGLVNLDFNDLRTIMKGGGVALIGMGESEGEDRAVEAVTEAINSPLLDADISGATGALINVVGGEDMTVSEAEKVAEIIQAKINPTARIIWGAAIDPTFEHKIQVMIVVTGVKSKQIVGPGMTRPEKKMADIDVIS, encoded by the coding sequence ATGGATTCAATAATAAAGGAAGTTCTATCCCGAAGTGGTGCTGAGAGCGCCAAGAAGCCGATGCCCACGGATTTCCGCACCACAAGCGCAGACGACGAAGAGCTAGAGCGAGTACTAGCAAGTTTGAAGACAAACATTAAGGTATTTGGTTGTGGTGGCGGTGGCTGTAACACCATAAACCGCATTGTTGAGACAGGAATTGTTGGTGCAGAACTTTATGCTCTCAATACCGATGCCCAGCATCTGTATGTAATTCACTCTCCGAAGAAAATTTTGCTTGGAAAGAGGTGTACTCGGGGACTGGGTGCAGGTGCCCAACCCCAGGTGGGAGAGGAGGCGGCAAGGGAAGCAGAGGAAGAAATCAGAGCAGCGATGAATGGTGCTGACCTTGTGTTCATCACATGTGGACTTGGCGGTGGCACTGGCACAGGTTCTGCACCCGTGGTTGCAAAGATTGCAAAGGAAATGGGAGCACTGGCAATTGCAGTCTGCACCCTTCCATTCAGGTCAGAGGGACTTGTGAGGATGGAAAACGCAGAGTATGGACTCGAAAAATTGAGGCAGTATGCGGACACTGTTATTCTCATACCAAATGACAAGCTATTGGAGCTCGTGCCAAGGCTGCCAATAAAGAAGGCATTCCTGTTTGCTGACATTGTGCTCATGCGGGCAATAAAGGGCATCACGGAGATGATAACGAAGCCAGGACTCGTAAACCTCGACTTCAACGACCTCAGGACTATAATGAAAGGTGGAGGTGTAGCATTAATTGGAATGGGTGAAAGTGAGGGTGAGGACAGAGCTGTGGAAGCGGTAACTGAGGCAATAAACTCACCCCTGCTGGATGCTGACATTTCAGGAGCAACGGGTGCCCTCATAAATGTGGTCGGTGGCGAAGATATGACAGTGAGCGAAGCAGAGAAGGTCGCAGAAATTATCCAGGCAAAGATAAATCCAACTGCAAGAATTATCTGGGGTGCTGCAATAGACCCCACATTTGAACACAAGATTCAGGTGATGATTGTTGTAACAGGTGTTAAGTCCAAGCAGATAGTGGGTCCAGGTATGACCCGTCCTGAGAAAAAGATGGCAGACATTGATGTGATTTCATAA
- a CDS encoding site-2 protease family protein, with protein sequence MADLNSILLAIVVIGIYSLIVLMLWKLKYLEKYNFTPWAGPILMWKTKRGKRFLDRLAKRKKFWEWYGNISVVIAIISMFFITALLVWSVSKVSLIPKEKAPSPELLLGIPGINPVIPVFYGIIGLVVAIVFHELAHGVLARVAGLEVKSVGILLFVFPIGAFVEPDEEELLKIKRMKRSRVLAAGPATNLIIAFLALLVFCLAFAPAMEPRAEGIGILGVEKDSPASHTSLKPYDILVSLNNTTVRNYAEFKEALNKTKPGDTVEFSFYSRDRNTIVTENITIGNRYDFIPAEENKGKPYLGITMLPLDLGSFKQQLANPFNGGIASFLTFLSLPFLGLSPLDAGIGSFYVLNSPLPADVFFLLLNTFYWLFWINLMVGLTNTLPSLPLDAGYLVRDGLYILLGRTKATKEKTEKIVKYAMLGIGLLVLFMILFQIIGPRIFGT encoded by the coding sequence ATGGCAGACCTGAACTCAATTCTGCTGGCTATTGTGGTAATCGGTATCTATTCTCTCATCGTGCTTATGCTCTGGAAACTGAAGTATCTTGAGAAATACAACTTCACGCCGTGGGCGGGCCCTATCCTGATGTGGAAGACAAAGAGAGGAAAGAGATTTCTTGACCGCCTTGCCAAAAGAAAAAAATTCTGGGAATGGTACGGGAACATCAGTGTGGTCATTGCAATAATCTCAATGTTTTTCATCACTGCACTGCTTGTTTGGTCCGTTTCAAAGGTGAGTTTGATACCAAAGGAGAAAGCCCCTTCTCCTGAGCTCTTGCTTGGAATACCGGGCATAAACCCTGTAATTCCTGTTTTTTATGGCATAATTGGACTTGTGGTTGCAATCGTCTTCCATGAACTTGCACATGGAGTGCTCGCAAGAGTGGCAGGGCTTGAGGTGAAGTCAGTAGGAATTCTGCTTTTCGTTTTTCCAATCGGTGCATTCGTTGAGCCAGATGAGGAAGAATTGTTGAAAATAAAGAGGATGAAACGCAGCCGAGTTCTTGCTGCAGGCCCAGCAACAAATCTCATCATTGCTTTTCTTGCCCTGCTCGTGTTCTGCCTTGCTTTTGCACCTGCAATGGAACCGAGAGCTGAAGGGATTGGCATTCTTGGTGTCGAAAAGGACAGCCCAGCGAGCCATACCTCGCTTAAGCCCTATGACATTCTCGTCAGTTTGAATAACACAACTGTGCGAAATTACGCGGAATTTAAGGAGGCATTGAACAAGACAAAGCCAGGGGATACTGTTGAATTCTCATTCTACTCCAGAGACAGGAATACTATTGTCACTGAGAACATTACAATTGGTAATCGCTATGATTTTATTCCTGCGGAGGAAAACAAGGGAAAACCATACCTGGGTATTACGATGCTCCCCCTAGACCTTGGTTCTTTCAAGCAACAGCTTGCAAACCCGTTCAATGGTGGAATTGCCAGCTTTCTCACATTCCTCAGTTTGCCATTTTTGGGACTCTCGCCTCTTGATGCTGGCATTGGGAGTTTCTATGTGCTCAACTCCCCGCTTCCAGCAGATGTTTTTTTCCTGCTTCTCAACACCTTTTACTGGCTTTTCTGGATTAATCTGATGGTCGGGCTTACCAACACACTGCCCAGCCTTCCCCTCGATGCTGGCTACCTTGTGAGAGACGGACTCTACATCCTGCTGGGACGCACAAAAGCCACAAAGGAAAAGACAGAGAAGATTGTAAAGTATGCTATGCTTGGCATTGGATTACTTGTGCTCTTCATGATTCTCTTCCAGATTATTGGTCCAAGAATCTTCGGGACATGA